The following proteins come from a genomic window of Terriglobales bacterium:
- a CDS encoding alpha/beta fold hydrolase — MTAEVTSRNGQPATTELPAWLREMYPFRTASLMVHGKRMSYVEEGAADAPPIVLLHGNPTWSFLYRNVIPKLTGRYRVIAPDHIGFGLSEKPGDLAYYTLERHIANFTALVESLGLKKMTLVLHDWGGPIGLGYAVARPENVARLVLMNTWAHLPHNPDAYELHWGLRLSRGPLGSFTVRRLNLFVELALRTAVARRLSLHEFDAYRFPFPDAAARTGVLAFPRMIPLRESDAAGRTMSEIERGLARITAPADILWGRQDPVFGRLDAYRLRDNLRNAREPVFLDSASHFLPEDAPDVLAEKILTERKAAVALKILS; from the coding sequence ATGACCGCCGAAGTCACATCCCGGAACGGCCAGCCGGCGACGACCGAACTGCCCGCGTGGCTACGGGAGATGTATCCCTTCCGCACTGCGAGCCTCATGGTCCACGGCAAGCGCATGAGCTACGTCGAGGAAGGCGCTGCCGACGCCCCGCCCATCGTGCTGCTGCACGGCAACCCGACCTGGTCGTTCCTCTACCGCAACGTGATTCCGAAGCTCACCGGGCGCTACCGGGTGATCGCGCCCGACCACATCGGCTTCGGCCTTTCGGAGAAGCCCGGCGACCTGGCCTACTACACGCTGGAGCGCCACATTGCCAATTTCACCGCGCTGGTGGAATCGCTGGGGCTCAAGAAGATGACCCTGGTGCTGCACGACTGGGGTGGGCCCATCGGGCTGGGCTACGCGGTGGCGCGTCCGGAGAACGTCGCGCGCCTGGTGCTGATGAACACCTGGGCGCATCTGCCGCACAACCCGGACGCCTACGAACTGCACTGGGGGCTGCGCCTCTCGCGCGGGCCGCTGGGCAGCTTCACCGTCCGCCGCTTGAACCTGTTTGTCGAACTGGCGCTGCGGACCGCGGTGGCGCGCAGGCTCTCTCTGCACGAATTCGACGCCTACCGCTTCCCGTTTCCGGATGCCGCCGCGCGTACCGGCGTGCTGGCGTTTCCGCGCATGATCCCGCTGCGCGAATCCGATGCCGCCGGCCGCACCATGAGCGAGATCGAGCGCGGGCTGGCGAGAATCACCGCGCCCGCAGACATCCTGTGGGGACGGCAGGACCCGGTATTCGGCCGCCTCGACGCCTACCGGCTGCGCGACAACCTGCGCAACGCGCGCGAGCCGGTGTTCCTCGATTCGGCCTCGCACTTTCTGCCGGAGGACGCGCCCGACGTCCTGGCGGAGAAGATCCTTACCGAGCGCAAGGCCGCGGTGGCGCTGAAGATACTCTCCTGA
- the cdaA gene encoding diadenylate cyclase CdaA gives MTRILELGTQVSLVTVLDILVVAALVYGFLMMLRGSGGYHVLLGAAAVALVLYLARAANLPMVSWLADTLLPWAVFALILIFRTEIRQALQKLGRALTFARFSQGAGSDSYDDIVLAVNLFAQNHTGALIVIEREVGLKTYIESGVPLDAHLTYDLLATIFRPSAPLHDGAVIVQKDRVAAAACFLPLSMNPVLSTQLGSRHRAAIGITEDTDAVAIVVSEETGAISLGVAGEVERDITVEYLRQRLGELVHRYLPPAALPTPVVVPDESEPVKGQQE, from the coding sequence ATGACTCGCATCCTCGAGCTCGGGACACAAGTGTCGCTCGTGACCGTGCTGGACATCCTGGTGGTGGCCGCGCTGGTCTACGGCTTCCTGATGATGCTGCGCGGCTCCGGCGGCTACCATGTGCTGCTGGGCGCAGCGGCTGTGGCCCTGGTGCTTTACCTGGCGCGCGCTGCGAACTTGCCCATGGTGAGCTGGCTGGCCGACACCCTGCTGCCCTGGGCCGTATTCGCGCTCATCCTCATCTTCCGGACGGAAATACGGCAGGCGCTGCAAAAGCTGGGCCGCGCTCTCACCTTCGCGCGCTTCTCCCAGGGCGCGGGATCGGATTCGTACGACGACATCGTGCTGGCCGTGAACCTGTTCGCGCAGAATCACACCGGCGCGCTGATCGTCATCGAGCGGGAAGTCGGGCTCAAGACCTACATCGAGAGCGGAGTGCCGCTGGATGCGCACCTGACCTATGACCTGCTGGCCACGATTTTCCGTCCCAGCGCGCCCCTGCATGATGGCGCGGTCATCGTGCAGAAAGACCGTGTAGCGGCCGCAGCCTGCTTCCTGCCGCTGAGCATGAACCCAGTCCTCTCCACGCAACTGGGCTCGCGCCACCGCGCCGCCATCGGCATCACGGAGGACACGGACGCGGTGGCCATTGTGGTCTCCGAAGAAACCGGGGCCATCAGCCTGGGTGTAGCCGGCGAAGTGGAGCGCGACATCACCGTCGAGTACTTGCGTCAGCGGCTGGGTGAGCTGGTGCATCGTTACCTGCCACCGGCGGCGCTGCCCACGCCTGTCGTGGTCCCGGACGAGTCTGAGCCCGTGAAGGGTCAGCAGGAATGA
- the glmM gene encoding phosphoglucosamine mutase produces MRKLFGTDGIRGVAGEFPLDADTSFIIGRALGHHLKRSNGPPKVVLGQDTRESSAWIADAVTAGLAAASAQVESAGVITTPGIAYLARARGFAAGVVVSASHNPWTDNGIKVFASTGYKLPDAVELAIEQEIFSLLADVKAASPPEHRAPFKRSLPGSASLQRLYVRWLDEHLKSVDLSHLRVVVDCANGAASTLAKEVFAACGVRSRYLHHTPDGRNINDHCGALFPQAVAGEVTHNEADLGVTFDGDADRALFADASGNVVNGDAVLLLVARDMKARGALPGDLVVATTMSNMGLEAALARSGIRMLRAPVGDKYVLEEMQKSGAVLGGEQSGHIIFAGDHTTGDGLLTALRVMEIVVRSGKPLAELVGDLEVFPQIIKNVRVREKKPLDQIAAVAHAIADAERALDGHGRVVVRYSGTEPLARVMVEAKSEQEMQRSAEAICAAIQKALGV; encoded by the coding sequence ATGAGGAAGCTGTTCGGCACCGACGGCATTCGCGGCGTCGCGGGCGAGTTCCCGCTCGACGCCGACACCAGCTTCATCATCGGGCGCGCCCTGGGCCACCATCTGAAACGAAGCAACGGGCCCCCGAAAGTGGTCCTCGGCCAGGACACGCGCGAGTCCAGCGCCTGGATCGCCGACGCCGTGACGGCCGGCCTGGCGGCGGCGAGCGCCCAGGTGGAGAGCGCCGGCGTCATCACCACTCCGGGCATCGCCTACCTGGCGCGAGCGCGCGGCTTTGCCGCCGGGGTGGTGGTCTCCGCCTCGCACAATCCCTGGACCGACAACGGCATCAAGGTCTTCGCTTCCACCGGGTACAAGCTGCCGGACGCGGTCGAGCTGGCCATCGAGCAGGAGATCTTCTCGCTGCTGGCGGACGTGAAGGCCGCAAGCCCCCCGGAACACCGGGCGCCGTTCAAGCGTTCGTTGCCGGGCAGCGCCTCGCTGCAACGTCTCTATGTTCGCTGGCTGGACGAGCACCTCAAGAGCGTCGATCTCAGCCACCTGCGCGTCGTGGTGGATTGCGCCAACGGCGCAGCCAGCACGCTGGCCAAGGAGGTGTTCGCCGCTTGCGGCGTGCGCTCTCGCTACCTTCACCACACCCCCGACGGACGCAATATCAACGACCATTGCGGCGCGTTGTTCCCGCAGGCGGTAGCCGGCGAAGTGACGCATAACGAGGCCGACCTGGGCGTCACGTTCGATGGCGATGCCGACCGGGCGCTGTTTGCGGACGCATCCGGAAACGTCGTCAATGGCGACGCCGTATTGCTTCTCGTCGCGCGTGACATGAAGGCGAGAGGCGCGCTGCCCGGCGACCTGGTGGTTGCCACCACCATGTCCAACATGGGCCTTGAGGCGGCGCTGGCGCGCTCCGGCATCCGCATGCTGCGCGCTCCCGTGGGTGACAAGTACGTGCTGGAGGAGATGCAGAAGTCGGGCGCCGTCTTGGGAGGCGAGCAGTCCGGCCACATCATCTTTGCCGGAGACCACACCACGGGCGACGGCCTTCTGACCGCGTTGCGGGTGATGGAGATCGTGGTGCGCAGCGGCAAACCGCTGGCCGAACTGGTCGGCGACCTGGAAGTGTTCCCGCAGATCATCAAGAACGTCCGCGTGCGCGAGAAGAAGCCGCTGGACCAGATCGCGGCGGTCGCGCACGCCATCGCTGACGCGGAGCGTGCCCTCGATGGCCATGGACGCGTGGTGGTGCGCTACTCGGGCACCGAGCCCCTCGCACGCGTCATGGTCGAGGCCAAGTCCGAGCAGGAAATGCAACGCTCGGCCGAAGCGATCTGCGCGGCCATCCAGAAAGCTTTGGGCGTGTGA
- the polA gene encoding DNA polymerase I produces MIQSSPKGRVFLLDAMSLIFRAYHAMARQRPMSTRDGLPTAAVYVFVNMLRKLRQDFAPEYLAAVFDPAGPTFRDQQAAALSTVRKFDIKTQTFQETAYHGYKANRAETPPDLAQQFPYIRRALEGYGIPVLEQPGYEADDVLGTLARQAAKQSYEVYVVSGDKDMLQLVDDKVRVLNPQKDNLVYDPPKVEEILGVPPEKVVEVMALRGDSIDNIPGAPGIGDKGSVELIRRFGSVEKALERAAEVEKKTYRESLENNREVILLSKELATIDRNVPVELDLKALEISEPDSEKLRALFTELEFTSFLKELVPAADLGPTDYRDAHSAEEVEALLAHVNDSNPLALALAPAIAGSARGEEEEDAEAAKLPLASAEVVAPANVIAISAAKGEALTVSLDNGPAMRKLAQALADAQIPKAVHDWKSAIHALAEHGAELNGVRHETMLYSYLLDPTYSTHGLPELALRRFNLKLSGSLAEAADITGRLAPTLRQEVEGDDLLSAYQDLDLPLVPVLARMEQAGVKVDAHALDRMSSDLEREAGKVAARIYELAGTDFNINSPKQLGDVLYNRLKLPKPTRYGKGRVPSTAQDVLEVLAERHDVPRLVLEYRQLSKLKSTYVDALPELIDPRTGRLHTTFNQTGTATGRLSSTEPNLQNIPIRTELGREIRAAFVAEPGHVLVAADYSQIELRLLAHLSEDPLLVEAFRRGDDIHRLTAAEVFGVPPLAIDSEHRRRAKAVNFGIVYGLSPFGLSQQIGVEQREAKKFIDAYFAKYKGVRAFIDRTLEETRRTQRVRTLFGRVRPIPDINSKNASLRGFAERTAVNTPLQGTAADLMKLAMIHVDQQLRDRGLKTRMTLQIHDELVFEAPEAEVQEVSALVKERMERVYALRVPLVAEVGVGRNWRDLK; encoded by the coding sequence CCACCTTCCGCGACCAGCAGGCGGCGGCGCTGAGCACGGTGCGCAAGTTCGACATCAAGACGCAGACGTTTCAGGAGACGGCGTATCACGGCTACAAGGCCAATCGGGCCGAGACGCCGCCTGACCTGGCGCAGCAGTTTCCCTACATCCGGCGCGCGCTCGAGGGCTACGGCATCCCCGTCCTGGAGCAGCCCGGCTACGAAGCCGACGACGTCCTGGGAACGCTGGCGCGCCAGGCAGCCAAGCAATCGTACGAGGTGTACGTCGTTTCCGGCGACAAGGACATGCTGCAACTGGTGGACGACAAGGTGCGCGTGCTCAACCCGCAGAAAGACAATCTGGTCTACGACCCGCCCAAGGTGGAAGAAATCCTGGGCGTCCCGCCGGAGAAGGTGGTGGAGGTGATGGCGCTGCGCGGCGACTCGATCGACAACATTCCCGGCGCGCCCGGCATCGGCGACAAGGGGTCGGTGGAATTGATCCGCCGCTTCGGCTCGGTCGAGAAGGCGCTGGAACGGGCCGCGGAAGTGGAGAAGAAGACGTACCGCGAGTCGCTCGAGAACAACCGCGAGGTCATCCTTCTGAGCAAGGAGCTGGCCACCATTGACCGCAACGTTCCGGTCGAGCTGGATTTGAAGGCGCTCGAAATCAGCGAACCTGACAGCGAGAAGCTAAGGGCGCTGTTCACCGAGCTGGAGTTCACCAGCTTCCTCAAGGAACTGGTGCCCGCGGCCGACCTCGGCCCCACCGACTACCGCGATGCCCACTCAGCCGAAGAAGTCGAGGCGCTCCTGGCACACGTGAATGACTCCAACCCGTTGGCTCTGGCCCTGGCGCCGGCCATCGCCGGCTCTGCGCGCGGCGAGGAAGAGGAGGACGCGGAGGCAGCGAAACTTCCGCTCGCTTCTGCTGAGGTGGTCGCGCCGGCCAACGTGATCGCGATCTCAGCCGCGAAGGGCGAAGCCCTGACCGTGTCTCTCGACAATGGGCCGGCCATGCGTAAGCTCGCCCAGGCACTGGCCGATGCGCAGATTCCCAAGGCCGTGCATGATTGGAAGTCTGCCATTCACGCGCTGGCGGAACACGGCGCGGAGCTGAACGGCGTCCGGCACGAGACCATGCTGTATTCCTACCTGCTCGACCCTACCTACTCCACGCACGGCCTTCCGGAGCTGGCGCTGCGGCGCTTCAACCTGAAGTTGAGCGGGTCGCTGGCCGAAGCTGCGGACATCACCGGGCGACTGGCGCCCACGCTGCGCCAGGAAGTCGAAGGCGACGATCTGCTAAGCGCCTACCAGGACCTCGACCTGCCGCTGGTGCCGGTGCTGGCGCGCATGGAGCAGGCGGGCGTGAAGGTCGACGCCCACGCGCTCGACCGCATGTCTTCGGACCTGGAGCGCGAAGCCGGGAAAGTGGCCGCGCGCATCTACGAGCTGGCCGGCACGGATTTCAACATCAATTCGCCCAAACAGCTCGGCGATGTGCTCTACAACCGGCTCAAGCTGCCCAAGCCCACTCGCTACGGCAAGGGCAGGGTTCCCTCCACGGCGCAGGACGTGCTGGAAGTGCTGGCGGAACGCCATGACGTGCCGCGGCTGGTGCTGGAATACCGCCAGCTCTCCAAGCTCAAGTCCACCTACGTGGACGCTCTGCCGGAGCTGATCGATCCCCGCACCGGCCGTCTGCACACCACCTTCAATCAAACCGGCACGGCGACCGGACGCCTTTCTTCCACGGAGCCCAATCTGCAGAACATCCCCATCCGCACGGAGCTGGGCCGCGAGATTCGCGCCGCCTTCGTCGCCGAACCGGGCCACGTGCTGGTGGCAGCCGACTACTCGCAGATCGAGCTGCGCCTGCTGGCGCATCTGTCGGAAGACCCCCTCCTGGTGGAAGCCTTCCGCCGCGGCGACGACATCCACCGCCTGACAGCCGCGGAAGTGTTCGGCGTGCCGCCGCTGGCCATCGACTCCGAGCATCGCCGCCGCGCCAAGGCCGTGAACTTCGGCATCGTGTACGGCCTCTCGCCCTTCGGGCTCTCGCAGCAGATCGGCGTGGAGCAGCGCGAAGCCAAAAAGTTCATCGATGCCTACTTCGCCAAGTACAAGGGGGTGCGCGCGTTCATCGACCGTACCTTGGAGGAGACAAGGAGGACGCAACGCGTTCGCACCCTCTTCGGCCGCGTGCGGCCCATCCCGGACATCAACAGCAAGAACGCCAGCCTGCGCGGCTTTGCCGAGCGCACCGCCGTGAACACGCCCCTTCAAGGGACCGCCGCCGATCTGATGAAGCTGGCCATGATTCACGTGGACCAGCAGTTGCGCGATCGCGGTCTGAAGACCCGCATGACGCTGCAGATCCATGACGAGTTGGTATTCGAAGCGCCTGAGGCCGAAGTGCAGGAAGTCAGCGCGCTGGTGAAAGAACGGATGGAAAGGGTCTATGCGCTGCGGGTACCGCTGGTGGCCGAAGTCGGTGTCGGAAGGAACTGGCGCGATTTGAAGTAG